The following DNA comes from Cherax quadricarinatus isolate ZL_2023a chromosome 16, ASM3850222v1, whole genome shotgun sequence.
ACAAAACCAACATTCAgccaagtaggatacatcagctTTTAACTGAAGTCTACCAAAATCGGGAATAACCCATTTAAAATTGAGACGGCACCTGCACATACCAACTGTTCCATGAACCTTTCCCCCTGGTTATAGTTCAGCAGGGTTAAAAATTTGAAGGAAATTAGGTGCTTTTTAACAATAGCTCTGAGGGTACCTCCAGTGCTATTGACGAGCTCAAGAAACCCGTCACTATGAAGGGATAACTAAATAATTTAAGAATTCATAAATTATAGCGTTTCACACAACTAGCTTCCAGTTACCGGCCTCCATTCCTTCAGTtctatacctggaaagggtttcggggttcaacgcccctgcggcccggtctgataccaggcctcgtggtggatcagggtctgattaaccaggctgttactactagtcacatgcaaactgacgtattaaccacagcccggctggttaggtactgactagatgcctgtccagcgcctatTTCCCGCACATTTTACCTAGCAGCGTCTAGTAACCCTCTATAAACTAAACTATTCTGCTAAATATATTTTGACGGCAAATTTGTTACCCAATATTACATTCATAGGGAAGAGTCAAACCCTTGTCCTTCAGCGTCTGGGAGGCAATCAAGTTCCAACCAAGGAAATTTaaattcctcagatcaaatctATACATCAAGGCACCCCACTTGGAGGAAGCAGGTTCTACAGTGTCCACCTTCCAAGGAGCTGCTTTTAAATAGCAGACATTtaataccattttttttttacagttaagAGCTACTGAGGAGCTTCACCAGCTTCACCTAGCATCACTGACTGAAATATATCTTTGTAAATACAGAGACTTGTGATCTCAAAAGCCAGGATCAACAAGTCAAGAAAGTGACTTTCCCCAATTCAGAGCCAAGTAGCACCTctcacatttaaccctttgactgtttccgatgtataaatacgtcttacgagccaatgtttctgacgtatttatacgcataaattctagcagcttcaaatcaagcaggagaaagctgctaggcccacatgtgagagaatgggtctccatggtcagtgtgcaccatataaaaaaaatcggggagccagtggtgcattgtgggaatgccatttcagttgtcatttttcagcatgtccagtgacaagataaggggagataacatctgataagagctgactttgatgagcgtaaaggagggtaatattacatgaccatcgcctccctttgtttttgctggtacacaaacatttctgtctgtctatttgtctgtctgtcaagctccctgtctgtccatctagctctctgtctcagagagagccacaagactgtgtcatcacgtttactcacatcttcaagcagagtatagcactttgtctggatttcttgggttatcctaggtaatttacactatgtatacttgtatttatgtgtacctgtgagacagagataggcagacagaaagagagacagattgaaagatatagaatgagggagaaagataattagatagaatggaggaggggaagcagcatccgaccccattgttttgacaggggtaggggtagtgactaatgagataatatgtcactttgacagctgccgacttctgactcaaaacaattataagccacacactcgcacacaaggaggaggaggagaaggaggagaaggaggaggagaaggaggagaaggaggagaaggaggaggaggaggagaaggaggaggaggaggagaaggaggaggagaagaaggaggagaagaaggaggagaagaaggaggagaagaaggagaagaaggaggagaagaaggaggagaaggaggaggagaaggaggaggagaaggaggaggagaaggaggaggagaaggaggaggagaagaaggagaagaagaaggagaagaagaaggagaagaagaaggagaagaagaaggagaagaagaaggagaagaagaaggagaagaagaaggagaagaagaaggagaagaagaaggagaagaagaaggagaagaagaagaagaagaagaagaagaagaagaagaagaagaagaagaagaaggagaaggagaagaaggagaaggagaagaaggagaaggagaagaaggagaagaagaaggagaagaagaaggagaagaagaaggagaagaagaagaaggagaagaagaagaaggagaagaagaagaagaagaaggagaagaagaagaaggagaagaagaagaaggagaagaagaagaagaagaagaagaagaagaaggagaagaagaagaaggagaagaagaagaaggagaagaagaagaaggagaagaagaagaaggagaagaagaagaaggagaagaagaagaaggagaagaagaagaaggagaagaagaagaaggagaagaaggagaagaagaagaaggagaagaagaagaaggagaagaagaaggagaagaagaaggagaagaagaagaagaagaagaagaagaagaagaagaagaagaagaagaagaaaaagaagaattgtttgtttgtttgtttgtgtaaacaagttttgtaaacaatatattgataattatgtttgtgtgcttattgtgttgtatacaacgagtgtatatatatacattgcaccttactttgatctcataggccacataagttagtgccgccacaataatataaaacatatatgtataaagagaaGTTTATAACCAGTAAGGATAGGTAATCAGGTTAcaactggagggtgttccggagggtcaacgcccccgcggcccggtcagtgaCCAGGCTTCACGGTgtattagggcctgatcaaccaggctgttactgccgggcgcacgcaaaccaacgtacaaactacagcccagttggtcaggtattTTTCTCAGGTGGCTGTCCAGCCACCTAAGGTCtttaacataagaatggagaaacactggCGTGAACTAGGCAGATCCTTCTCTAAACCAACCATTCCCTCCCACCCActtggaaagaaaaaaaaaaactcttcaaAACCTCAGTTattaatcaaacccagcccttcgCTCATATATTTGCTTGTTTTTAAGCTACCCAAGATCTTAGCCTCTATTGCCCtatcgctcccatcttgttcctcatcctcatatccgacatagacaaggatgtcagccacagcaccgtgtgttcctttgcagatgacacccgaatctgcatgacagtgtcttccattgcagacactgcaaggctccaggcggacatcaaccaaatctttcagtgggctgcagaaaacaatatgaagttcaacgatgagaaatttctattactcagatatggtaaacatgaggaaattaaatcttcatcagagtacaaaacaaattctggccacaaaatagagcgaaacaccaacgtcaaagacctgggagtgatcatgtcggaggatctcaccttcaaggaccataacattgtatcaatcgcatctgctagaaaaatgacaggatggataatgagaaccttcaaaactagggaggccaagcccatgatgacactcttcaggtcacttgttctatctaggctggaatattgctgcacactaacagcacctttcaaggcaggtgaaattgccgacctagaaaatgtatagagaaccttcacggcgcgcataacggagataaaacacctcaattattgggagcgcttgaggttcctaaacctgtattccctggaacgcaggagggagagatacatgattatatacacctggaaaatcctagagggactagtaccgaacttgcacacgaaaatcactcactacgaaagcaaaagacttggcagacgatgcaccatcccccccaatgaaaagcaggggtgtcactagcacgttaagagaccatacaataagtgtcaggggcccgagactgttcaactgcctcccagcacacataagggggattaccaacagaccactggtagtcttcaagctggcactggacaagcacctaaagtcagttcctgatcagccgggctgtggctcgtacgttggtttgcgtgcagccagcagcaacagcctttttgatcaggctctgatccaccaggaggcctggtcacagaccgggccgcgggggcgtggacccccggaactctctccaggtaaactccaggtattctgAAGATTGTTCAACGCATCGATAATTTTTTTGAAAACCGTACTTTCCTAATTCCATTCTGAATCTAAATTTGACTCTAGGGTTCTATtgttaatctcccttatgtatgctgggaggcagctgaaagTCTTGGGGACCCTGACACTGTCTATActcatgacacccctgcttttcactggggagggggatgttgcaccgcctgttGAATCTTGCTTTTGTAGGGACCCCGATAAGTTctttaattccttgaatcaagagccattACCATCAATGCACCTTTCCCTGCTCCTTCCCTCCCATGAAGGGCAGCAATAACAAGCCAGTCAACCAGTAGTATGCACACTATTCAGAACGAATGAAATTGGTGTTAAAATATAAAACAGAAAACTATtgctttttatttaaaaaatggaATATCTATAGACTGGCGTGAAAGCCCGTATTAAAAATTTTATtcagcaattttttttattagttaAAATACTTTGACAAATGATAAACAAAAGTCTTGGCAGgatagtgtgtggggggggggggctactTCAACGGAACATTAAAAGCcatgacaatggtggtggtggtgatgtctcTTTCGCTTGACCACCATCACCGTCCTGGGTTTATCCCCACACACCTGTGAAGTAAGACACTTTTAGCACTAAATTTGATCTCAAGGTGCCTTCAGGCTGCCGAGGCGACCTTTACTTCCGGGAAGGCATTAACCGGAATGTCCTCATTACCTAGGGTTATACGACCCTTATGAGTTTCGCGCTTCCTCTAGTTCAAAAGGATTTAATTGTGAATTCTTTCATATTACCTTAGGAATGCAAGAAAATAAATTGGCATTTCGCGTAATAAATTTGATTACCTAAATCAAAATTTAGGTTAAAGTTACTAGAAAGTTTTACCAAGGTTACCGTTTCATTATTGGGATCATCCTTCCCAGTTACAGTTCCGAAAAGGAAATAACCCACTCTAGGAATGCAACATCACTGGTGTAAAAAAATTCTCCCAGCTACCCAGTGTCGTTGCACAAATGGTTTCTAAACTTGGAGATCAAAAGTCTTATGGTGATTTAAATTAGCTAAAAGAAATCGTTTGGGAAGCTAAGAACTTCCTACGCTATGATACTAACATTTCTAGTGCTTGTGCAAACCATTAGTTTGAGAGGCACCAAAGCTTCCATTACCGGAAACTAAAACAGTGTACCTTACCTTGAGAGGTGGTTGATGGTTGGTTACTAGCAGAGTCTGCGGTGGTGGCACAGCTACACACACCTGAGGCTGGCTCTGATACACGACAGTTGGTAGTATATTGAGCTGCACAGATGGTTGAGTATACTGTACATATTCTTGGGAGGCTTGATACTGTGCAAATGGCTGTGCCGTGTATGGCACAGCAGGCTGAGCATTATACGGCATAGATGCTTGGGTCGTAGTGTATTTAACAGTTGGTAGAGTAGTATACTGCACAGATGCTTGCGTAGACTGGTACTGCATATATGGTTGGACCGTATGTGGCAAAGATTGCCGCATATTGTACTCTACCGATGGTTGGACTCCTCCATACAAAACTGTGGGCTGTGATGCCTCGTGTACAGAGGCCTGGTTCTTGTGGCAAGTCATGTATGGGTCAGACTGGTAGGCAGCCACAGTTTGAGGCGTCTGACACCTTGCAGAGGCGAGAGGCTCTTGGTAAATAGAGGGTTGGCTTGACTCCATGGTTTAATTTGCTTAATTATGGAGCTTCCACCGAAATCTGGAAAAGTTAATTTAGCAAGTAAAATAGCACTGGTTTAATACGACACCCTTGTCCCTCTTCCTTCCACCCAGTACTTTTAAATCAGGAAAGAAACTAAAGCCAAAAAGAATTAGCAACGGAACCTACGTGAAGTTACACACCGAGCAAGAACTAATTGCAGTTTGCAAACAGTAACCAAAATTTATAGTATCGTACACAAACTGTCCTCAGATACAGTACTAGTAATGACATAATACGAGGAACAGAATGCACACAACTAGCTAGATTTGTTTTGGCTGTTGTGAAATCAGTTAGTTATACTCGTGTACCATTACTCTAGCCATCACTGGAAATATGAATATGGGAGATAACAGCTCTGGCTTTATCTACAGATTAATATATGCGACTTATAAAGATAATCAATAAGTGTCCatggcccaagactattcaactgcctcccagcatacatgaagggggattgccaatagaaccctggctgtatttaagaaggcactggacaggcacccaaAGTTAGTACCCGACTAAcagagctgtggttcgtacgtctgcTTGGGTgtggctgcgggggcgttgacccccgaaaccctctccaggtaaacttggaAACTAACAACTGTCCCACAAGCTTTACCACAACATTAAAGCTTATCGCAACGTTTGAGGGCACATTTCCAACTAGCGTGAACATTTGCAGAGATAACTGATTATAGACCAAGTATCATTCTAGGTAACTTCAAACTATGCTTCTGCTGTACTTTTGGGTAGAAATAAGAGCGAAGGTCTGCCTATTTGAGCTTATTGTTAATTATTAAGAGAATTACCTGCacgaggtttacagggtattacccgAGTTATTATGTGCAAGTAATCTGGGCGATGTAAGTAGGACAGTCACAGCAGGCCATAGAACTGTCTCCCTTGATGCCCACTATTGTACCactcacaaaaattaaaattgtGTGAACTATATTTTGTAttacttgctgggtacacaaaatataaCTTAGTACAATACACAATACAATGGTGTTATTAGAAAAGAAATTCGTATTATCACTTTCCATTTAATTAATGGATCAATTTATGTGTAACACCCTAATGCTACCCTAATTGCTAGAGTTTATGATGGCCAATGCAAAAACTACTATACATTATGGGTTAGCATCACTTTAAGGTGTGCTGCTGGAAGAATTGGAGTCCCCTATTTTTGTCCTTTTAGTCAAATTGTAAgggtcccccccccccactatccCAATTCTCCAGTGGGAACGTGACTGCAATTTCTAAATTACAGCCAGAGTTCGATATACATAAACTGAACTTCAATAATGTCCGATTACATTACAATTAACAGACCAGGGCTCACATTCAGTTTCACTATGGCATCCTCTATTGTATCACTCCACGGCCGCTGCGCACCCTCCTTCACAATTGCGCGAAGGGTCAAATCGACATTTTAAATACACAATTATATTTAAATTTACACGTGCTGAATTTggaaaaattcaaaattttccacaccTATCACATGTAAGGTATCACCATTCCAAGGTTCCGAGTTGCAGATGAAACCGCCTCAAGATGCACCAAGCTGTCTGGGAAACTAAGAATAGTTAAATGGGTACAAGAGTGGACGAGACTAGTCAATATGCCTATTGCAATATTTCATTTTTGTGTCTTCTGGCACGTACCCACTACGAATGCTTAATTACTTTAACATAAGGGTATACAACGAAAATTTTATTATGATATTTAAACAATGCTGAAGAAAAAATAGGACAGCATTAATTAATCCTATTCTAATACAAGATCCAATAATTTTTACAAATATTCCTCACAGGAAAGTTTAACGCCATCTCAAACTGGCGTAGTAGTGTCATGGGGAAGCGCTGAACTAGGAATTATATAGAGCCTGTAGAGGCATTCAGGGAATTGAagcagatacaattccctagatcaagagcccctcaccagcatcaaggaacctcccacgAGGGGATCGCAACAGTAGGTTAGAGTTAATCTAATATACACCGTCGTAGAAATCTGTAATAACTTTCTACAAAGTACAGTTTATTCAGAAATAGTATTACTGACATTCATTACAGAAAGCCCTTTATTATGCAGGGCATACGTCTGTGTGTTAACTAAGGTCTTATCAGAGACTCCATTGAGCCGAGATGTTACTCGACACCTTCCCACCAGAGTAATTTCTAACCAATATGACTTAAAAAATCTTTCATTCTTAAGTTATAACTAGTTCTATATGACAGCGTTCCGTTACCTTAATTAATGAACGCAACAATTTAATGTAAAATTGATAGCTAGCATTAACAATAGTTCTTACAGTTATGTCATGTAGACAAgcgggagcgtccaggagaggaagACTGCGATTTAATGGGAATAAACTACACAAGATTGTCAACTACATTTGCCACATTACTATTACTCCGCTGTCGTCGAATTTGAAGCTAGGCCAGAGGGTTTTAAGGTGAAGTCACTTCAAGATTCTGGGAATGGGGTCTACGTTGCCTTGGGGCACTTGCACATGCCAAACGTTTCAAGACTGCCATAGttacataaaggatcacttggacaacgaaatatggatcccagattACAACCtctacagatgtgacagagtgaacaggcaaaaggggggggggttggcttgtacattgcagagtcacttgtttgcacagaactgcttaatgcctcaaatgatgtagtggaagttttagcagtaaaggtcgagaaccaaaacctagtcattgtggtagtctacaagcctccggatgcaacatcccagcaattccaggaacagctgttaaaaattgaccactgtctggaaaatctaccagctcctgcacccaacatcttgctcctgggggatttcaacttaaggcacctaaaatggaggaatatagcaaatgttgcagtaataacaccaggaggcagctctgatgaaaactcactcacacgagcttttaaatctctgcacaaa
Coding sequences within:
- the LOC128688884 gene encoding uncharacterized protein; this translates as MESSQPSIYQEPLASARCQTPQTVAAYQSDPYMTCHKNQASVHEASQPTVLYGGVQPSVEYNMRQSLPHTVQPYMQYQSTQASVQYTTLPTVKYTTTQASMPYNAQPAVPYTAQPFAQYQASQEYVQYTQPSVQLNILPTVVYQSQPQVCVAVPPPQTLLVTNHQPPLKVCGDKPRTVMVVKRKRHHHHHHCHGF